The uncultured Methanolobus sp. sequence ATCAGTTAATGTTTGTAGGGGCCGCACTGCTCATGTTACTTACACTTTTACTGAAAGACAGCACCAAAAAGATTAACGAGTTATAATAAATTAACCGGGACTTAATAGAAACTTTATTGTGCTGATACTTTGTTTTTTGGATAGATGGCCCCCGTAAAAACGTAAAAACGAATATACCCGATAGAAATACTCAGTGATGACCGAATCACAGAAAGTTCCGCTGATAATATCAGCAGATGGCATCGAGAATGTTGTTACGGAGGGGGAATATTACCAGGAAGATATCGCACCAACGATTCTTGGAGTACTAGATATTCCCGGAAAACTGAGACTTATAGACGGCTAAGCAATACCACTGAAAAATTATGCAAATATTGAAGTTATTATTCCGGAAGAGGGAGAAATAACCATTTTCAGTGATGATATGGTTCTTTTTAAGGATGAAGTCAGGGAAAACATGGCTTATCGAGGTCTGAAACCTGATACTGATGATTATGTACTAACATTTATACCTTCATCTGATTTGGGTAATACCGTCAAGCAATCATTTAACACTGAATCGGATATTTCAATTGAACTTTTAACATCAAAACAGCGTCTCAAAAGTGATAAATCCTATCAGAACTCTCGTTATATAGTTGGAGGAATCCTGATAGGGGCAGTGAATCTTACAGGATTGCTGATGATACGTAAAGTACTGAAAGAATAATGTATATCAACTCACTCAGTAGCATACAACTGCTATAAAGTTGCTAAAAAGGTTCGATACCATGCAACAAGATCTATACAGACTGTTGCAGGATTCATTTGAGATCTTTAAGTCGGAGGATGCCCTTGTACATATAAATTCGTCCAGGGCTCTGATAGTTGGAGATATTCATGGAAATCTGGAAGCGCTCGAATTTATCCTGCATATCCGTAAAACACTGAAATGCGACCACATGGTTTTTCTAGGGGATTATGTTGATAAGGGGTCACATTCTATCCAGGTTCTGGAAAGAGTCCTTAAAATGAAATTACGGGAACCGGAAGCTTTCATTTTATTACGTGGAAACCATGAAACAAGAGAGATAAACAGATTTAATGGTTTCTATGATGAGATACTGGACGAGGAATTATTCCTCCAGGCAAACCAGACATTTGAAGAAATGCCAATTTCTGCTGTTGTTAATAACTCTATTTTCTGTGTGCATGGGGGCATTCCCGGGCCTGTTGGCCTGGAAAATATAAATAAGGAGGAGGCCTTTCACTTTCTGTGGAGTGATCCCTCCGGCTGCGACGGTATAAGCGCATCCATTCGCGGATCGCGTCCCCAATGTTTCGGAGAAGATATATTCACGGAATTTATGGAAAAAAATGACCTTTCGTTAATGGTACGTGGTCACACCGCGCTTTTTACAGGTTATGCCTGGTGCTTTGACAGAAAGATGCTTTCAATATTTTCCTGTCCGGAATATGTCGGAAAAACCAACAATGC is a genomic window containing:
- a CDS encoding metallophosphoesterase yields the protein MQQDLYRLLQDSFEIFKSEDALVHINSSRALIVGDIHGNLEALEFILHIRKTLKCDHMVFLGDYVDKGSHSIQVLERVLKMKLREPEAFILLRGNHETREINRFNGFYDEILDEELFLQANQTFEEMPISAVVNNSIFCVHGGIPGPVGLENINKEEAFHFLWSDPSGCDGISASIRGSRPQCFGEDIFTEFMEKNDLSLMVRGHTALFTGYAWCFDRKMLSIFSCPEYVGKTNNASFALLKDNQLSIFVFGRTGNCYSLVRNNF